From the genome of Pseudomonas putida:
CGCTCTGCACCCGAAGCGCAACGTTATTGGCATGCCAGGGCGCAAACGGCAGCTATTACAGCGTGCGCACCGAAGGCAGCCACTTTTACCTGCGCGGCTTCGACAGCGAGACCCGCAGGCTCTGGGCACAAACCAACAGCCGTTACGGCACGCTGACGTTTTTCACAGGCCTGGCCAGCGATGGCGAAGCCTGGTTCGGTTACAGCCGACGCGTTGGCTGGACCACGCTTAACCGCGTCTCCAGCTCCAGCGGCCAACGCTTCAATCTGCATTGCAGCCTGGTTGGCGGTTGCCGCTGACCCTTCATTACCGGTACTCCAGATGACCAGCCTCACGCTTCCCGACATCGCCATCCAGTCACAAGCCCAAGCCACCCCTCTGGATTGGGTCGGCATGTGCGGCATCGCGCTACCCATCCAGATCGACGGGTGTAGCGTGCTGGCCAAGGCCGACGCTGGCGTCAGCCTGGTGGATGGCAAATCGCGTGGCATTCATATGTCGCGGCTCTATCTCGCGCTCGAATCCATCGAGCAACAGCCGCTCACCTCGCTGAGCCTTCGCCACCTGCTGGCTGACTTCCTCGCTACTCATGAGGGGCTTTCCGACTCGGCCTATGTGCGCCTGACATTCGATTTCCCCCTGAAAAGACCTGCACTCGTCAGTCCGCTGGCAGGCTGGAAAGGTTACGCCGTCACATTAGATGCGAGGATCGAAAATGAAATGTTCCACGTGGAACTATCGGTCGACGTTCCCTATTCATCCACTTGCCCATGCTCGGCGGCTCTCGCCAGACAACTGATCCAGCAACAGTTCGAAGCCGATTTCACCGGAAAAAATCTGGACCGCGACAAGGTGCTGGATTGGCTGGGCAGCAGCCAAGGCATCGTGGCAACGCCGCATAGCCAGCGCAGCCAGGCCAGGGTTCAGGTACGACTACGCAACCATCAGACCCAACTGCCGCTCACTGATTTGATCGATGAGATCGAGGGCAGCCTGGGCACGGCGGTACAGACCGCCGTGAAGCGCGCCGACGAGCAGGCCTTCGCCTTGGCCAATGGACAGAACCTGATGTTTTGCGAAGATGCGGCAAGACGGGTACACAATGCCCTGCGCCAGCAAACCTGGGTAACGGGGTTCACCGTGCGTGTGGAACATGCAGAGAGCCTGCATGCCCACGACGCGGTTGCGGTCAGCCGCTGGCAGTGGTGAGGCCGGTCAGGTTCGTGGCTTGACCGTGCCACAGTCATTGCCCAACCACACGGCACGGGTATTCATGCTGCCCTGCTGCTGAACGCCCGAGGCATTGAACGTGCCGCTGACCTGAGTGGTGAACTCCTTGTCGCTGAGGAAAGTGGCCTGCCCACTGCCCTGTGCCTTGGGGCAGCTGAACTGAAACTTCCAGACATTGCCCGTGCGGTCGGTGATCTTCTGGGTGCAGCCCGACTGCGGGTCTTGGAGCGGGATGTCATTGGTCGCGACCTGCTCAGGCGTGAGGCACGAGCGCACGCCCTTGCCGCCGACGGTGACACCCTGCTTGGCCAGGGTCCCCTCCAGCATCGCGCGTTGCTCGGGCGGCAGATTTTTCAACTGCCCGAGCATGAACTCCATGTCCGGTAATGGCTTTCCATCGACCTGCATGTTGCTGGTAGTCAGCTCCCACAAGCCAGGTTGCAACATCTGCGCTTGCACCAACGCGCTGCTCAGGCCAAGGGGCAAAGCCAACAGTGATGCCAACACGGGCAGACGATTCTTCATGGATGAACGCTCCTCGAAATAAGCCGGCCAACCGGCCGGGCTGAGTCTTAGACGCCAATACCGCAGGTGGGTTGCAAGCCGTCACGGGAACGTGTTCTGTTACCCATAGTGTATTCGCCAAGCAGGATGCGTATGGATTATCACAGCCCGTATTTCTTCGGTTACGTACTCGGCCTTATTCATCTGCTGGGTATCATCGCCGCCCTGCACGCGTTGTTCACCGTGCGCACCGCCCAGGGTGCCATCGCCTGGGCGATGTCGCTGTTCTTCATACCTTACTTCACGCTCATTCCCTACCTGGTTTTCGGCGCCCGTTCGTTTTATGCCTACATCCAGGCCAGGCGCCAGGCCAACCAGGAAATGCACGTGGCCATGGCCAACCTCAACTGGCGGCCGTGGGTCGAGGAAGCGCTCACCGCCCGCGAGTCCGCCAGCTACGCAGCCCTGCGTGCGATGCCGAAACTGGGGCGGATGCCATGCCTGGCCAACAACCGGGTCAAGCTGCTGATCGATGGCGAGGCCACCTTCGACGCCATTTTCAGCGCCATCGCCGATGCGCGTGAAGTGGTGCTGGTGCAGTTTTTCATCATCCACGACGATGCCCTGGGCAAGTCGCTGCAGCAGCTGTTGCTGCGCAAGGCGGCCGAGGGCGTGAAGGTGTACGTGTTGTATGACCGGGTCGGCAGCCATGCCCTGCCAGCACGCTACAGCCAGACGCTACGTGAGGGGGGTGTACAGATCCATGCGTTCGCCACCCGACGCGGCTGGTTCAACCGCTTCCAGGTCAACTTCCGCAATCACCGCAAGATCGTCGTGGTCGATGGTCTGGTCGGCTTTCTGGGTGGGTTGAACGTGGGCGACGAATACCTCGGTGGCAACCCGCACCTGTCACCCTGGCGCGATACTCACGTCGAGGTCAGCGGTCCGGTACTGGCCTGCCTGCAGGAATCATTCGCCGAGGACTGGTACTGGGCGGCGCGGGAGCTGCCGCCGTTGATCCTGCCTGATAGCTACCCCGACGACGGCGTGCTGTGCCAGGCACTGGCCAGCGGGCCGGCCGACCCGCAGGAAACCTGTTCGCTGTTCTTCCTCGAGGCCATCCATTCCGCGACCCAACGGGTGTGGATCACCAGCCCCTACTTCATCCCCGACGAGGCGATCTTCGCCGCCCTGCGCCTGGCGGTGCTGCGCGGGGTCGATGTACGGGTGCTGATCCCGTCCCGGCCGGACCACAAGATCGTCTATGCGGCATCCAGCCTGTTCGCCTTCGAAGCGGTGCGCGCGGGTGTGCGCATGTTCCGTTACCAACCCGGGTTCATGCACCAGAAGGTGGTGTTGGTAGATGACGAGGTGAGCGCCATCGGCAGTGCCAACCTGGACAACCGCTCGTTCCGGCTCAACTTCGAGATGACCTTGCTCACCGTCGACCGGACGTTCGCCGACCAGGTGGAGACGATGCTGCTTCATGACTTCGAGCTGGCGAGGGAGATTACCGCCGAGGACAGCCAGGACACCCATCGGATCCAGCAGTTGGGGATGCGCATTGCGCGATTGATTTCGCCGATTCTCTAACGGGCTTCTGCGGCCCTATCGCCGGCAAGCCGGCTCCACAGGATGTGCGGAGCGGGCTTGCGGCGAGGGGTTCGGATCAGCGGTAGAGGTCTTCGCGGGTCCAGGGCAGATCGTGGTGCCCATCGGCGAAAGGCTTCACAGCCAGGATCTGGTGCAGGTTGATCCAGCCCTTCTCGAAGGCATAGGCGCACCCGGCCAGGTACAGGCGCCAGATCCGTAGGGTCTTCTCTGGCACCAGCGCGGCGGCACGGTGTAGCTGGTTCTCGAGATTCTCGCTCCAGTGGTGGAGGGTCTTGGCGTAGTGCAGGCGCAGACTCTCGACGTCCACCACTTCCAGCCCGGCTTCACAGATGCTCGCGCTGATCATCGACAGGTGCGGGAGCTCGCCGTGGGGGAACACGTAGCGATCGATGAACTCACCGGCACCCCGCCCTACTGGCCGGCCATCGACGTGCTTGGCGGTGATGCCGTGGTTCATCACCAGTCCACCTTCGCGCACGGCGCCGAACAGCTTCTGGCAGTACAGCGCCAGGTTGGCATGGCCGACGTGCTCGAACATGCCGACACTGACCACCTTGTCGAAACGGCCATCCTGCGGCAGGTCGCGGTAGTCGAGAATTTGCAGGTCGACCTTGTCGGCCAGCCCTTCGTCCTGCACCCGTTGGCGGCCAAGCTTCAGTTGCTCCTTGCTCAGGGTGATACCGAACACCTGGGCGCCGTATTCGCGGGCAGCGAAGCGCGACAACCCACCCCAGCCACAGCCGACATCCAGCAGGTAGTCGCCGGCCTGCAGACGCAGCTTGCGGCACAGGTGATCGAACTTGTCCTGCTGGGCCTGATCCAGGGTATTGTCCGGCTCACGGAAATAGGCGCAGGAATAGGCCATGTCCTGGTCGAGCCAGAGCTGGTAGAACTCATTGGAAACGTCGTAGTGGTACGAGATGGCCTCGGCATCGGTGTCCTTGTCGTGCGACTGACGTGTGGGGAGCACCTCGTCCTCGTCGCTCAACAAGGCTTCGCTCAGCTCGTCGCACACCCGAATGGCTTCGCCGATATCACCTTCCAGCTCGATCTTGCCTTCGACGAAGGCGGTACCCAGTTCATCCATGCTGGGATGGGTCAGCTGGGTAATCAGCTGAGGCTCCTTGATCAGGATGGTCACCTGCGGGCTCGGCCCGAGGTCGAAATGGTTACCGTCCCACAATTTCAGACGTAGCGGCAGATGCAGGCTCTGCAGTGCAGGTGGAAGTTGCGCAAGCATGAACGACCCTCCTATCCATTTACGGGCACGACCCATGGCATTTTGAACGCCACCGGAACAGGGTAGTTCATTCGTAGGGAGTTTCCTGCTTACCAGACCATGGTCTAGAGCGGTTCCTGCGCAAAAGGGACGTTAACTGGCGGGGTCGCTGTTTTCCCAATACCATTCGTGCGCGCCTTCGATCAAACCAGCGGAGCCCTTGGGTGAGCATCAATTTCGACCTGAACGACCTGAAAGCCTTCCGCGCCGTTGTCGAGCAAGGCAGCTTTCGCCGCGCCGCCGACACCATCCGTATCACCCAGTCGGCCCTGAGCCGGCGCATCGAGAAGCTCGAGTCGGCACTGGGGGTGAAACTGCTGGAGCGCACCACGCGCAAGGTTTCGCTGACCAATGTCGGGCGCGCCTTCCTGCCCCAGGTCGAACGCCTGCTCGACGACCTCGACCTGGCCCTGCTCAGCGTCGGCGACGGTGGCGCGCTGCGGACCGGCACCCTGACCATCGCCTGCGTCCCATCAGCCGCTTACTACTTCATGCCCCACGCCATCCGCGCTTTTCATGGGCAATACCCGAAAGTGCGGATCAACCTGTATGACGCTTCCGCAAACGAGGTAAGTGCCGCGGTAGCCTCGGGCGAAGCGGACTTCGGCCTGAGCTTCACCGGCAACCTGGCTCCGGAGATCGAATTCAGTACCCTGCTCGAGGAACGCTACGTCATCGCCTGCAGGCAGGATCACCCACTGGCGCAGCGCGAGGTCGTGAGCTGGGCAGAAGCCTACCAGCATGACTACATCACCCTGGGCAAATCATCGGGCAATCGCCTGGTGCTGGACCGGGCCCTGGCCGGTATGCCGGTGCCCAAGGAAAGCGTGTGCGAGGCCAGGCACGTGACCACCTTGCTGGGCCTGATCGAAGCGGGACTGGGCATTGCCGCAGTCCCTTCGATCGCCCTGCCGCTGACGCCCCACCCGGTGCTCGCCAGCGTTGCGCTGGTCGAGCCGGAGGTCACCCGCAAGATGGGGCTGATCAAGCGCCGCGGCCGCACGCTGACACCGGCGGCGCTGGAAATGGTGCGGCTGATCCGCGAGCTGCCCGGCGTGCTAGCGGGCGACTGAGTCCAGGCCTGTGGCCTGCACCGCCGGCTGCACCGCGGGCGACGCCAGGTAGTCTAGCAACTGCCGGGCCTCGGCCGGGTGCTCGGCCGCCTTGGGAATACCCGCAGCGAAGCGCGTCACCGATTGCAGGCTCTCCGGTATCTTGCCCACGTAGGTCACGCCAGGCACCGGGAGCAATTCTGCGACTTGTTGGAAGCCCACTTCATAGGTGCCCTTGGCGACTTGCGAGGCCACGGGGATGCGCTCCACCATCGTGCTCTTGCCGACAAGCTGGTCGGCGATGCCCAGCTTCTTGTACAGCTGCTTCTCGATGTACACGCCGCTGGCGCTGTCCGAGTAGGCCACCGACTTGGCCGCCAGCAAGGTCTGCTTCAGTTCGGCGGCGGTGCCGATCGCGGGCTTGGGCTGCCCTGCCCTGACCACCATGCCGATGCGCGAATCGGCCAGCTCCACACGTGAGGCCGGGTCGACCTTGCCTTGGCGAATCAACTCGTCCAAGGCATAGCCGACCATGATCACCACGTCGGCATGCTCGCCACGCGCCAGCCGGTTCGGGATCGCCTCGGGCGCCTTGCCCATGGAGGGTCCCAGCACGGTGACCAGCGTGTCGCCGCTGCGCTTGGCGTACTGGGGGCCGAGTTGCTGGTAGGCGGCGGTAAAGCCGCCCGAGGTCATCACGGTCAGTTCCGCAGCCTGGGCGAGACCGCAACTGGCGACCAGGGCAGCGGCCAGCAGCGCTTTCATCGGGCGGCTCATGCTGCCACCGGTGCGCGGTTGCCCAGCCGGCGATAGAGCATCCAGGTGGCGACGAATGCACAGAGCGCGGCGAACATCAGCCAATAGGCCGGCGCAGCCTTGTCGCCGGTGGCGTGGATCATCCAGGTGGAAATGGCCGGGGTGAAGCCACCGAAAATCGCGGTCGCCAGGCTGTAGGCCAACGAGAAGCCCGCTACCCGCACTTCAACCGGCATGATTTCGGTCAGCGCCGGGATCATCGCGCCGTTGTACAGGCCATACAGGAACGAGAACCACAGCAGGACTTCGAGCATGTGGCCGAAGGTCGGCGCCTGGGCCAGGAACGACAGCGCCGGATACGCGCTGAGCACGGTCAGCAGCGACATGGCGCTGAGCAGCGGCTTACGCCCGAAACGATCGCTCAAGGCGCCGCCGATGGGCAACCAGAAGAAGTTGGACACCCCTACCAGCAGGGTCACGATCAGCGCTTCGCTGGTGCTCAACTGCAGCACGGTCTTACCGAAGGTCGGGGCATACACGGTGATCATGTAGAAGGCGGTAGTGGTCATGGCCACCATCAGCATGCCCAGCACGACCACGCGGGCATTGGCGAACAGCGTGGCGAGCACGGCCTTCATGCTCGGCCGATGCTTGCGGGCGGTGAACTCTTCGGTCTCCTGCAGGTTGCGGCGCAAGATGAAGATCATCGGGATGATCAGGCAGCCCACGCCAAATGGCACGCGCCAGCCCCACTCGGCGATCTCGCCGGCCGACAGCCACTGATTGAGGCCGAAGCCCAGGGCGGCGGCGACGACGATCGCGACCTGCTGGCTGGCCGACTGCCAGCTGGCGTAGAAGCCCTTGTGCCCGGGCGTGGCCATTTCTGCCAGGTACACCGACACGCCACCGAGCTCGGCACCCGCCGAGAACCCTTGGAGCAGGCGCCCGAGCAGCACCAACGCCGGCGCCCATAGCCCGATACTGGTGTAGCCAGGCACCAGCACGATCAGCAGGGTGCCGCTGGCCATGATGCCGAGGGTGACGATGAGCCCTTTGCGGCGGCCGACATCATCGATATAGGCGCCCAGGATGACCGCGCCGAGCGGGCGCATGAGGAACCCTGCGCCGAAGGCGGCGAAGGTCATCATCAGCGAGGCGAATTCGTTGGAGGCCGGGAAGAACGCGGCCGCGATGTGGGTGGCGTAGAAGCCGAACAGGAAGAAGTCGAACTGTTCGAGGAAGTTTCCGGACGTGACCCGGAAGACCATACCGGCTTTTGACGTGCCCTTGGGCGCCGGATGTGACGGCAGACTCATGGTGGATCTCCAGCTTTTTTTAAAATTTGTAAGTGCTTGTTGCTGGAATGATCGGCGAAAGTGGGGTTGAGGATAATCGCTGAATTTTCATCGATTGATGCGTGGATGCGATCAATTAGAAGGAATGGTCGTTGGAAAATCAATCAAACAACCTACTTTGTCCCAGCTAACGCGTCGCATGCATTCTGACGCTCATCATGTGAGCGCACACTTCGGCTGTGTATGCCCAAGTGCCTTGATTAAACGTCTCGGTGAAAGTACTGACACTGAGCGCGCAGTAATTGCTAACTTAGAAAGATGGCTCCTGCCACCCTCGCTGCTCTGTCGGACGAGCTTCTGAAGAGCGAGGGGAGCGCTCAAGCTTGCCGGTTTCGACGAAGTGTTGGAAGCGTAAATTGCCAAAGTGGGCGGCCGCCGACATTACTGCGACAGAATCGAGTTTTCCCTTGTGTACGCGACGTCTTGGTTTCGGCTGGCCGGAGCCCGAGCCGGTCGAGTTGCTATATCCAAGCGTCTGAATCCCTTCCATGGAGTCATGACCCTGTTTCAACACGAGCGGCGCTCCGTATATCAGTCAATTTGGTGATGCAGACTGCACATTGCCACCGGCACGCCCCGTTGAGCGGTGATTCCAATCGTCTCAGGGTCGCAAAAAACTACGTGCTGGCATGTAGTTATTCAGGCACTCAAGGGTGTGCTGCTCAGCTCGCCCGTTGCCGAATGCCATGCTCAGGACGGTATCAAACTTTTTGGCATTCGTGGTCGTTTCCTTGCCGTAAGCGACCTTCGAAGTGATGTGTCCATGGCCGTACATATCGATGGCCTTCACTAGCAACGACTCCAAGCATTCAACCCTTTGATACAGGATAGCCTTGGCAAGCTCGCAATCAGATTTGTAAATCGCGCTGAGAAAATTCTTATCCCCCGTGGTAAGGGTAAAGTTCTCGCTTTGCGAGTGAAAGTTTTCAGCGTGGAGTGTCAACTGCAGCTCCCCGTCGTGAACCCCATCAAGAAGCATCAGTTGCTCAAGCAAGTCGATATTTTCTTGGGCCGCCCCCAGCTTTTGGCAGGAATCGACCATCTGACACAGTCGATCAAAAGCAGTCGGATTGCCCAGGCGCTTATCCAGGCATTTGTCCGGGTTGTTCAGGTAAAGGGAATACGGGGCATCTCCAAGCACATAGCAGTCCGCAAAGCTGCAATTGAGCACTGTTAACGCTTCATCGACAAGATCGCATTGGGCCAGTGCTACCAGGACATCATTGTCAGCGAGCACGATCATCTATGCGATAAGGTTCCGAAGCAGGTGCTCGCTGTCAGGATCAAGTCCATCAGCCAAATTGCCGAGCGCACGCTCACGTACCACATCTTGGTCGGTGGTCTGCCCCGATATTTCTTTCACTGCGCTCACACAGAGTGGAAAAAGCTTGGGAGCGTTGTGGGCAACGTTCAATACAGCATGAGTCGGGTCAATTTGACGCTCCCTTCCGAAACGGATGGCAGTATCAGCAAGCGGGCGGGCCTGCATAAGCCGAGGTAGTGTCAATCGTGTATCCGCATTCCCTGTCAACAACTCGATAGCAAATCGGTCGGCTTCGATTTCTTGGTAGTTCCGCCCTTCCTCGGACTCATGCTTCTTGATCTCATCGTCAACGATTGCACCGTTCTCTGAAAGGTGCCCCAATGCGATATGACCCAATTCATGAGCAAGGTGGAACAACAGAAATCCCTGCTTGCGAACGTTCGACAGCACAATAGAAGGCCGACCTTTGATCGACATGGCGATGCCATCCATTTTCTTGCGACCCAGCAACGGAGAGGCAAGGTGGAGAACCGGGATTCCACTCTCCCAGCACAGATCTAAAATCTGCTTTAGCCCGACCCACTGAGCGCCGCCGCCGAGAATCCGAGCACGAATCTGCGCAGCGCTCGCTGGGAGCGGCGAATACTTGCCATCCATTGCATTGAGGGCGATACGGGAACCACTCTTAGCTAATGCAACTGCTACAGCAACATCGTCCTCTGAAGTCTTCGCAGAGAGCTTGAAGCGCTTTTCGTTTGGCAAATCGAACGCCACCCGAGGGGGATTCTCGCTGAATGCTCTGATCTGGAGGCTCAATGCCTTAGCTAGATAGATCTTAGCTCGCTGGGCAGCCCCGGGAGTCGCCTCAATTTCAGCCGACCACCACTCAGGCATAAGACTCGCCAGATTTCTCTTGGACAGGCCGTAGCTGTGGAGGGCGGAATAGATGCTCTGAATGTCAGTCATGCTCAGCCCTCCGTGGGTAAATACGCAGATGAAATGATGGCGTTTAGACGGCTCAATCGAATTGGGAGGTCACCAACATGATCAAAATGATAGCATTCTCTTCCATATTCCCATAGACGATTGCCTCAATGGGATCAATGAACACTACGTCCTTTGGATGCATCGCTTACCTTAAATTGATCAGGCCTGCTTTTCTTGGCATAGGACAACGAGATCAATAGGAAGGTCGCAGATCGGCCGACTCACTCGCTCGTGAGCGTTTCCGAGCCGCCTCTGGACGAATCGGTTCACTCATACTCGTTCGGACCCGGCACCAAAGATTCGAAACCATTGAACATTAAACAAAACGCCAGTTCTATTTCAGACTAACCCGATTTCTTGTAGGGCATTTCCGATTCATACTCCTAGGCCTGCCAAACCATTGCTACTGCTGGAATGGGGGCCTAGTCTCGGGGCGTCGCTGCCAAATCGGCGACCGGCTTTGACAGGCCGATCCTTCTCTCCGAGCACGTACACGCTTCATGGCGGCAGTACGTGGGGCACCTCGTGTGCGCCGAGCCTCCGGAGTCCTCGGTCTGTCAACCCGCGTACCGCTGCCACCCTCTTGTTTGACAGCTCGTTGGTTGCAGCCCAATCGACTCCGGAGTTGTATATGCGCAAGAATATCCCCGATCCACCCGCTTCCTCCCTCGAATCCTTCATCGCTCTGCAAGACACACTCACGCAGGCATCAGAGCACGTCATCTGCGCCCTTTCCGTGGCCAGTCAATCCGTGATGCTCAACCCTGCCAGCCCAAGCTCGAAGATCATGCGAGCCGTGATCCATGAGATGGCGACTGTGCAGGCCTTGTTGGCGTTTGCTGAAGAGCATGCGCAGATGCGAGCGCATCTGCCAGCCGAGCCGCGAACACTGCATTAAGTGATGTGTTGTCAGGGCGGGCCCTTTCGCGGGCAAGCCCCTCCCACAGGGTCAGCACAGTCCTCAATAACAGTGGGGCACCTGTAGGAGCGGGCTTGCCCGCGAAAGGGCCCCGCCCAGACAGCCAAATTTTCGAAGGGAGATCGACAATGACCAAAGACGCCGTAACACCGGGCGAAACCCGTTTCTACCAAGGCGAAGGCCAAACCCAACCGCTGTTTCGTATCGAACCGGGCATCCACTGCCAGTTCGCCCGCGAACAAGCCTCGGAATTGATGGGCTACGCGCGGGACATGACCCTGGACGGCCTGATGGAGCGAAACCACACGCTGATCTGGGCCTCGTACTACCTCAATGCCCTGGCCAAGGCACTGCTCGACGATGCCGAGATCGGGATGATGCAAGCCAGGACCCGTTAACGAAAAAGCCCCGCAGGCCAGAACCTGCGGGGCTTTCAAACGATGATGCGACCTACCGGGACGCTAACGCCAGTCCCTCACTCCACCGTCACCGACTTCGCCAGATTACGCGGCTGATCCACATCCGTGCCCTTGAGCACCGCCACGTAGTACGACAGCAACTGCAACGGAATGGTGTACAGGATCGGCGCCAGCGCATCGATGATGTGCGGCACCTTGATCACATGGGTGCCCTCGCCATTGGTCATGCCCGCATGTTCATCGGCGAACACCACCAGCTCACCACCTCGCGCGCGCACTTCCTGCAGGTTCGACTTGAGCTTCTCCAGCAGTTCGTTGTTCGGCGCCACGGTCACCACCGGCATGTCGCTGTCCACCAGCGCCAGCGGGCCATGCTTGAGCTCGCCGGCCGGGTAGGCTTCGGCGTGGATGTAGGAGATCTCCTTGAGCTTCAGCGCGCCTTCCATCGCCACCGGATACTGGGCGCCGCGACCGAGGAACAAGGTGTGGTGCTTGTCGGCGAACAGCTCGGCGGTTTTCTCCACGGTGCTGTCCATGGCCAGGGCTTCGCCCAGGCGGGTCGGCAGGCGACGCAGCTCTTCGACCAACTCGGCTTCCACGCCAGCCTCGAGGGTACCGCGCACCTGGCCCAAGGCCAGGGTTAGCAGCATCAGCGACACCAGCTGGGTGGTGAAGGCCTTGGTCGAGGCTACGCCGATTTCCGGGCCAGCCAGGGTCAGCAGGGTCAGGTCGGACTCACGTACCAGCGAGCTGATGCCGACGTTGCAGATCGCCAGGCTGCCGAGGAAGCCCAGCTCCTTGGCGTTGCGCAAGGCGGCCAGGGTGTCGGCGGTTTCGCCGGACTGGGAAATCGAAACGAACAGGGTGTCGGGCTGCACCACCACCTTGCGGTAGCGGAACTCGCTGGCGACTTCGACCTGGCACGGAATACCGGCCAGGCTCTCCAGCCAGTAACGGGCGACCATGCCGGCGTGGTAACTGGTGCCGCAAGCGACGATCTGCACATTGCGCACGTTGGCGAACAGCTCGGCCGCCTGCGGGCCGAATGCCTGCACCAAGACGTGATCCTTGCCCAGACGGCCTTCCAGGGTGCGCTGCACCACGGCGGGCTGCTCGTGGATCTCCTTGAGCATGAAGTGACGATAGGCACCTTTGTCGGCGGCCTCGGCGCCTTCGTGGTATTGCACCACTTCACGCTGTACCTGGGCACCAGCCTGGTCCCAGATGGTCACCTGGTCGCGGCGGATCTCGGCGATGTCGCCCTCCTCCAGGTACATGAAGCGGTCGGTGACCTGGCGCAGGGCCAATTGGTCGGAAGCCAGGAAGTTCTCGCCATGGCCCAGGCCGATCACCAGCGGGCTGCCGCTGCGGGCTGCGACCAGGCGGTCGGGTTGTTTCACGCTGATCAGCGCCAGGCCGTAGGCACCGTGCAGGCGCTTGATCGCCGCCTTGAGCGCGCTGGCCAGATCCGGAATGCTCTTGAGGGTGTGGTGGATCAGGTGGACGATCACCTCGGTATCGGTCTGCGAGGCAAACACGTAGCCCAGGCCCTTGAGCTCTTCACGCAGTTCTTCGTGGTTCTCGATGATGCCGTTGTGCACCACGGCGACTTCGTTGCCGGAGAAATGCGGGTGGGCATTGCCTTCGGTCGGCGCGCCGTGGGTGGCCCAGCGGGTGTGGGCGATGCCCAGCTGGCCGACCAGCGGGTTGGCGGTATTGGCCGCTTCCAGCTCGGCGACCTTGCCGATGCGGCGCAGGCGCTGGAGTTCGCCTTGTTGGGTATAGACGGCCAGGCCGGCGCTGTCATACCCGCGGTACTCCAGGCGCTTGAGGCCTTCGATCAGGATGGCTGTGATGTTGCGCTCGGCTACTGCACCGACGATTCCACACATGGTCATTGCTCCTGGCTGATCGCGGCACAGATCAGGTTGATGCCGCGGGCTTGTATCTGTTCGCGTGCCGCTGCGGGCAGGCGTTCGTCTGTGATCAGGGTGTTCACGCTGCCCCAGGGCAGCTCGAGGTTGGGTATCTTGCGCCCGACCTTGTCGGACTCGACCATCACGATCACTTCACGGGCCACTTCGGCCATCACCCGGCTCAGGCCGAGCAGCTCGTTGAACGTGGTGGTGCCGCGGGTAAGGTCGATGCCATCCGCGCCGATGAAAAGCTGGTCGAAATCGTAGGAGCGTAGTACCTGCTCGGCGACCTGGCCCTGAAACGATTCGGA
Proteins encoded in this window:
- a CDS encoding glutamine synthetase; the protein is MQNHLVRAVLSLMLVCPLPVLAMAPANGLALCTRSATLLACQGANGSYYSVRTEGSHFYLRGFDSETRRLWAQTNSRYGTLTFFTGLASDGEAWFGYSRRVGWTTLNRVSSSSGQRFNLHCSLVGGCR
- the folE2 gene encoding GTP cyclohydrolase FolE2; protein product: MTSLTLPDIAIQSQAQATPLDWVGMCGIALPIQIDGCSVLAKADAGVSLVDGKSRGIHMSRLYLALESIEQQPLTSLSLRHLLADFLATHEGLSDSAYVRLTFDFPLKRPALVSPLAGWKGYAVTLDARIENEMFHVELSVDVPYSSTCPCSAALARQLIQQQFEADFTGKNLDRDKVLDWLGSSQGIVATPHSQRSQARVQVRLRNHQTQLPLTDLIDEIEGSLGTAVQTAVKRADEQAFALANGQNLMFCEDAARRVHNALRQQTWVTGFTVRVEHAESLHAHDAVAVSRWQW
- a CDS encoding DUF3617 domain-containing protein produces the protein MKNRLPVLASLLALPLGLSSALVQAQMLQPGLWELTTSNMQVDGKPLPDMEFMLGQLKNLPPEQRAMLEGTLAKQGVTVGGKGVRSCLTPEQVATNDIPLQDPQSGCTQKITDRTGNVWKFQFSCPKAQGSGQATFLSDKEFTTQVSGTFNASGVQQQGSMNTRAVWLGNDCGTVKPRT
- the cls gene encoding cardiolipin synthase; amino-acid sequence: MDYHSPYFFGYVLGLIHLLGIIAALHALFTVRTAQGAIAWAMSLFFIPYFTLIPYLVFGARSFYAYIQARRQANQEMHVAMANLNWRPWVEEALTARESASYAALRAMPKLGRMPCLANNRVKLLIDGEATFDAIFSAIADAREVVLVQFFIIHDDALGKSLQQLLLRKAAEGVKVYVLYDRVGSHALPARYSQTLREGGVQIHAFATRRGWFNRFQVNFRNHRKIVVVDGLVGFLGGLNVGDEYLGGNPHLSPWRDTHVEVSGPVLACLQESFAEDWYWAARELPPLILPDSYPDDGVLCQALASGPADPQETCSLFFLEAIHSATQRVWITSPYFIPDEAIFAALRLAVLRGVDVRVLIPSRPDHKIVYAASSLFAFEAVRAGVRMFRYQPGFMHQKVVLVDDEVSAIGSANLDNRSFRLNFEMTLLTVDRTFADQVETMLLHDFELAREITAEDSQDTHRIQQLGMRIARLISPIL
- the cfaB gene encoding C17 cyclopropane fatty acid synthase CfaB; the protein is MLAQLPPALQSLHLPLRLKLWDGNHFDLGPSPQVTILIKEPQLITQLTHPSMDELGTAFVEGKIELEGDIGEAIRVCDELSEALLSDEDEVLPTRQSHDKDTDAEAISYHYDVSNEFYQLWLDQDMAYSCAYFREPDNTLDQAQQDKFDHLCRKLRLQAGDYLLDVGCGWGGLSRFAAREYGAQVFGITLSKEQLKLGRQRVQDEGLADKVDLQILDYRDLPQDGRFDKVVSVGMFEHVGHANLALYCQKLFGAVREGGLVMNHGITAKHVDGRPVGRGAGEFIDRYVFPHGELPHLSMISASICEAGLEVVDVESLRLHYAKTLHHWSENLENQLHRAAALVPEKTLRIWRLYLAGCAYAFEKGWINLHQILAVKPFADGHHDLPWTREDLYR
- a CDS encoding LysR family transcriptional regulator, which codes for MSINFDLNDLKAFRAVVEQGSFRRAADTIRITQSALSRRIEKLESALGVKLLERTTRKVSLTNVGRAFLPQVERLLDDLDLALLSVGDGGALRTGTLTIACVPSAAYYFMPHAIRAFHGQYPKVRINLYDASANEVSAAVASGEADFGLSFTGNLAPEIEFSTLLEERYVIACRQDHPLAQREVVSWAEAYQHDYITLGKSSGNRLVLDRALAGMPVPKESVCEARHVTTLLGLIEAGLGIAAVPSIALPLTPHPVLASVALVEPEVTRKMGLIKRRGRTLTPAALEMVRLIRELPGVLAGD
- a CDS encoding substrate-binding domain-containing protein, encoding MSRPMKALLAAALVASCGLAQAAELTVMTSGGFTAAYQQLGPQYAKRSGDTLVTVLGPSMGKAPEAIPNRLARGEHADVVIMVGYALDELIRQGKVDPASRVELADSRIGMVVRAGQPKPAIGTAAELKQTLLAAKSVAYSDSASGVYIEKQLYKKLGIADQLVGKSTMVERIPVASQVAKGTYEVGFQQVAELLPVPGVTYVGKIPESLQSVTRFAAGIPKAAEHPAEARQLLDYLASPAVQPAVQATGLDSVAR